The genomic window AATTACTCATCTAAAATCCATTCTGAACTTTTTTCCCCCAAGTCAAGAGGAATACTCACTGCTTTTCCGAGACGGGGACGTTCGTTTGTGGTTTCTAAATAATTAATAATTTGCTGTTGACTTCCCCAAGCGGTTAGGTAGTTTGCGATCGCATTCAAATGTTCAAAGTATTCTTGTTCTGTCATGGGAAATGATGCTTGTTCGAGATACTTCCACATTACCTGACAAAAAATTTTACCTTTGACTTTTCTTAGCTGTATATCGTAGGATCTTCCCCATTTACTGTACAATAATTGGTGTAGGTCTTGTCCTGTCATCCTGGTTCCCTTCATCACAATACTGCCTCTTATTGGTTATAACAGAAATAACAGTTATTAGTCACTTGTACTGAGCTATATCGAAGTATCAGTTACCAATTATCAGTTATAAATTTTTTCAACTTTCAATTATTAATTGTTAATTATGCTTTATTGTCTTAACCCTAGTTGTTATAACCCAGAAAATCCTGATAATAATAAAAACTGTCATGGTTGCGGAGAAAATTTAAGTCAAACCAGTCAAGAATATTTGTTTCAAGTCCACTATAAAATTATTAAACAGCTTGGAGAAGGGGCTTTTGGTAGAACTTATTTAGCTTATGATCTGCATTTAATGGATGAAAAAAGAGTCATTAAAAAGTTAATA from Crocosphaera subtropica ATCC 51142 includes these protein-coding regions:
- a CDS encoding DUF3067 family protein, whose amino-acid sequence is MTGQDLHQLLYSKWGRSYDIQLRKVKGKIFCQVMWKYLEQASFPMTEQEYFEHLNAIANYLTAWGSQQQIINYLETTNERPRLGKAVSIPLDLGEKSSEWILDE